One Rosa chinensis cultivar Old Blush chromosome 3, RchiOBHm-V2, whole genome shotgun sequence DNA window includes the following coding sequences:
- the LOC112192390 gene encoding 39S ribosomal protein L47, mitochondrial, with translation MLYGFTKSQLLQLLLGRSWKASELRLKSWDDLNKLWFVLLKEKNMLMTQRQMLHAQNLRFPNPERLPKVRKSMCRIKHVLTERAIEEPDSRRSAKMKRMINAL, from the exons ATGCTATATGGGTTTACCAAAAGTCAG CTGCTTCAATTGCTATTAGGTCGAAGTTGGAAGGCATCTGAACTGCGTCTGAAGTCCTGGGATGATCTCAATAAGCTATGGTTTGTCCTGCTTAAAGAGAAAAACATGCTGATGACTCAACGTCAGATGCTTCACGCACAGAATCTTCGTTTTCCTAATCCTGAGCGCCTTCCCAAA GTGAGGAAGTCAATGTGTCGTATCAAGCACGTACTCACTGAGAGAGCAATTGAAGAACCCGATTCCAGGAGGTCTGCTAAGATGAAGAGGATGATAAATGCGTTGTGA